In Vespa velutina chromosome 1, iVesVel2.1, whole genome shotgun sequence, the following proteins share a genomic window:
- the LOC124949216 gene encoding histone-lysine N-methyltransferase SETMAR-like, with the protein MFKGSIEKRLRIYCFVKKKFLLSLNKMADYQLTEEYIRHCMLCYFQLGFNATITTKKICHVYGNILKANEWRYWFRKFARDDFDLFHSIRNLRSTELDSDILKSLIEQDPRLTMKEIADALLHQKSTTNN; encoded by the exons ATGTTTAAAggatcgatagaaaaaag ATTGCGGATTTACtgttttgtgaaaaaaaagtttttattatcattaaacaaAATGGCAGACTACCAACTTACAGAGGAATATATACGCCATTGCATGTTGTGTTATTTCCAATTGGGATTTAACGCAACAATtacgacaaaaaaaatttgtcacgTATATGGGAATATTTTGAAAGCAAATGAGTGGCGATATTGGTTCAGAAAATTTGCCAGAGATGATTTTGACTTATTTCATAGTATTCGAAATCTACGATCTACTGAACTCGATagtgatattttaaaatcattgattGAACAGGATCCGAGATTGACCATGAAAGAAATAGCTGACGCACTTCTGCATCAAAAATCAACGACGAATAATTAA